The DNA region CCCAAAGAACACCAACTACCTTATTCTCTTTCTCAAAATCTTCGTCGTAAATATTATCACCGTCTTTTACATGCCACCATGTTTGAGCTGCATGAATTTCCAATGACGTAAGTGTCGATCCGATTGCAACAAGATGAGTGTCGCCGTACGCCAAACCCATCAAAGCTGCTGAATAATATGCATTCACAGCTTCACTAGTACTCTCCTGGTTTCTTCCATCTCCGAACTCGGTTAACCCTCCAGCCCATGAATGCAATTTAAAAAGATCGAAACACCTTAAACGCGTGTAATTCGAGCTCGGATTTCTACTCAAGGTCATAAAATCTGCCATGAGTGAATAAGCCTGAGGCTTATACTTTCTACCCCAAATTGGATCAATCTTAGCAAGCACCGCAATTCCATAGAGAAAGTATCCTAAATGATAATGATGATCATTATAAATACCGAACCCGAAATCAGCACCGGTATCAGTAGATCCTTGTTTGGTTATAATACCTCCCCATTTTTTATCATGAAGAAAACCATTTCCATTAAAAGTTCCATTAAGCCAAGGCTCAATGGTCTCCTTCAAAAACTTTCTTATTTTCGGAATCACATCAAGGAAACAAACCTCTTCAGCTATCAATGCTAACCTAGCAGCCCTTGCTATTAACTTACCGTAAAAGTAAGACGAGTTCGTTGCTATTGCAGATGCATTCAAATCTTCAACATCTCTCAAAAGAACCGAAACAATTTCATCATGAGATTCTTCTTTAACACCCTTGGTAGAATGCCAAGTTACAGAAACAGGATCAGTTTTCAAAATCCATGAATCACCAACAACACCAACAAGATCACCATCAATGCTTTTATACTTAAAATCATTCAAAACAGTAACATTATTATACTCATTCTCAGATAAAAGCTGAAGATGAAGAGGGTGTGCTAACAATAACAAATCACCCCAACCTCTCTTCTCCCATTTATACTCAACACAAAATGGTTTTGCAAAAACAGCATCACCACACAAAGGGTAACAAGAGCTAAACCTGTCAAGAACATCCTCATGTCTCAAATCAGAATCAGGCAACAAAGCAATCCGAATTACGCCAGAGAATGCTTCAGAAGTGATATCAGAAACACCATGACTCAACCTTATAGGTGAAGAAGCATACAAAATCCATGTTTGACCATTGTTAAAGCTGAAAGTATGTTTTGTAAGAGAATCATTGGAAGAGAACGAGAGAATGGCATGGATTGTAGTGATTGAAAGAGGGGTTGGTTGTGTTACAGAGAAAGTCAAAAAGGGACTTCCCCTAACAAGAAAAAAACGTAAATTTGAAGAAGGGATATCCAAAGTAACACTGAGATCATTGTAAGAAGATATTCTATGATTGATATTTGAATAAAGATCAGATTTTTCTCTTGAGGAGATAGTTAGATCAGGGTTGAAAACCTGGTATATGAAAGAAGAGTTGAAGAAACGAGAAGGGTATGAAACAGAAAGTGATGAGTTTGATGATTTGATGAGATATGGATGAATGTATTCAGGTTGGTCGCCATTCTTGAGAACAAAGTTTTGGAAGAAAGAGTTAGTGGGGAGGGGTGTGGATAGCAGATTTGGGGAGAAGAAATTGGAGGGGTCAGGGAGAACAGATGAATGAGTCTGTGGGAATTGAAAAGGTTTGTTTTTTATGATTGGATGATGCATTGCTGGAGATGGTGGTTCAAATGGTGGTGATGGTGGTTCAAATGGTGGTGATGGTGGTAGTGTTAATTGTGGTGGTTGTTGTGTTGATGAGGTTTCGGTTTCATAGGTTTTATAGGGTTTGGATTTGGAAGGTTTTGGTTTTTTCAATCCTCTTATGCTAAGGGTCGTgtttaatttttgttttagttttttCATCATTTTGTTTATGAGTTTGTTGACTATAATGTTGGGTTTGGTGACACGAAATCGTTTGTTGTTGCTTGGTGTTACACTAGGAGACAAAATATTACTATATCATAGAAAATATTTCAATCTTATGTTAATGTTAGTGAAAAGATGGTTACCTTATCAAATTTAGTAATTTGACTATGGTTAAATACTACAGTGAAGTTCCGAGGTTTTGAGCCGATAAAAGTTGATCGGTTGATAAGAAATTTGTTCATCCGAAATATCGTGAGTTTAACTTTTATATTTGATGTGGTATTTTTTGAATGATAATCTGTAAATAATTTTTTTGGACTGTTATAATGTCAGTGAACTTTGATATTACTGATCAAACTATTTTATTGAGAATAGTTTATAGGGTTGGATGAAAGATGATGATGAGAGGGctattttatttttagggttgaGGTGGGGACTTGAATTTGATGAATGGGATTAGGAAGGTGGGGTTGTGGTGTAGGAGTAAAGAAGATTGAATTGAATGATTTGGTTGAAGGTGAAGAAAGAGGTATCTTAGGCCAACAAGGTATGTGAATGTGACCATTTCAAGAAAGACATAAATTTTAGGATACGAAGTTGCAAGGAAGGGATGGCATGATGATGAGTAGTTAGAATTATTTTAGATGTGACTTGTCTATGTGAGAACATGAGGAAAGAAAATCTATGGAACACTTCTTAGTTAAGGAATTAAGATCTAAGGAAAGGAAATTGGATTTTGTCCTACACACGGTTTGAGATAGTAGTATTTTTTATTCTAATATAAGATATATACTTTTTGGCTATTAGTATTACTATCTCCATCTACACACAAAAATTCTCACACACTCAATTTTTAATTTATTTAGTTTTATTTAAATAGAAAGAGAGAAAAAATGTTTGAGCATGAGTTGTATTATTAATTATTATGGAAATTTAATCTTCTATAACACAAACAAATTATAATATTACTACTTTTCATAGTAATCAtttgttataatattacttttCATAGTAATCATTTGTTACATGTTAATTTGTAAGTTATTCTAAAAttattatttcaaaattaaaattcTAATAGATTGATATTTTACTAACACCTTAATGAAAGTTACAAAACATTTTCTTTTTGAAAAACTTAATATTCAAAAAGTAAATTTATAAATCGAGCATATAATTATTAAGAAATAGTCTCTGATCATATATCTTTTAACATTATTTTTGACATAGTTTTAAGAGAAGTATTCTTTTTACAGAATTCTCTCTGTTATTTTATCTcttattaaaatttaaaaattgtATTATCTCTATTGTTTTATCTCTTactaaaattttaaaattatttacTAAAATCTAAAGATGTTTGAACAACATTGATATCTAATTTTAATTCGGATGATAACGAGATTTAAGAGAATAGTTTTATTCTCTAATATTTTTTAATGTGAAAAATGCTATTGAAAAAGACTCTCAATTACTTGTACTATAAAAGAACATGCAAAATATTACTTGTACTATAGAAGAACATGCAAAATATAATTGTGTCATGTGATCATCTAGACTATAGATGCATCTCACAATATATTGTGTGTCATCGGTCACCAAAACATCATATGGAAACTCGATCCAAAGTCTTTGCTTTATTATCTTCTGGCTAGTACTTATGTCATTACCCTATACTAAAGTGTTTTATAAGCAAGTTATCATATTTCTCTAGTTAACTCTATATTATAAAGTCAAGTTGTTATCTTGTCTGAGTTTTATCATCTGATATAATCAGTCAACTTATTTATTAAAGCGTTTTTTTTCAaataatcaaaattttcaaaaataatatcaaaataatcattattttaaaatatttattaatataATCACGTTTCAATTATCCATCTAAAACATGTGTATGTTGGTATGACGCATATATGTAGTACTTGCACCAATGCATCAATGCACATGGCGTTAGCATACGCATCCATTGTGACATTAAAAACATGCGTCATTGCATGTGGCGCATGCTTTGattatttattttcatttaaattttttatgttataattatataaaattgaaataaaaaagtaaatgaaaaataattaataatattatgATATAAAACTAAAATACACAATAATTGACAAGAAAACCAATGACTCGCCCGATCGAAACGCCCCATGTTCCACATTTCTCGTGTGCTAGTCTGTCTTCGAGGTCTCTCACGATTTCCCTAAGGTGTTTGGGGTgtttgagtgctgacatgatgcaATAGTGGATGGTGTAAAGGTTTGGTGGAAGGTCTAGCGGTATGTGACAATTTTGTCATCATTTCTCCTCAATAGTTGGGGGGTTGCCACCAATGGCGCTGCCGTAATTGAGTTCGGTGTCCATGTTGTCGTAGTTAGGTCGTTGCAGTTGGGTtgtttgtggatggtatggttACCCGAATTGGAACATTGgatcgttttggaaacgaagcaatggttcttgtggtgtaagaaagtcaaacaatggttgggtgttatgGCGATGAGATGCTTGTGTGTTCATTGATGGGAGACTATGGTGGGATGACGTTGAATCATATGAATCATATGGGATATAGATAAATATGGTGGTTgtgtatggttgttggtggtaAGGGTTTGGTTCCTAATTTTGAGTTTGGATGTGTGACATCAATTGGTTGCGTAGTTGGGTGTTTAGTGGTTAGGTGTATATAGTATGGCGATGGTatgaggttggtcgttgggtttgggtgggttgacattgttcttgggtTTGGTAATGGTGGGGGGTTGGTTGTTTGGAGGGGATTTATTGTTGGGTGTATGATGACGAAGCACGTTGGCGTGGATCAATTAAATACCTTGGTTCAGACACAAACTGTGGCGTTGTAACTGACCTAAACCAAACgatataatgttgagttggtctagcaccatgtatgatTGATTCATTTAAGATGTGCTGACGttgattcctccaatgacgacacatcttTTAGCGAAGTCTCTCCAATCAGACTAATCTCATTGGTCATCGACTCTTTATTGATGTCAATCTTCCAAACACATCAAAGGTTTaggaatttgttgttgcatgccgaactgcagtttcACACAGTCACTCTTGTTAGTTGGTTTGGATGGCCTTGTTAGCTTGCTTGAAATCGATTTCTGTTATAAAAATTTGATTCATTATTTTGGCTTTGCGAATTTATGCAGGTTGAAGGGTTTGTTGAACCGGTTATGGAAGGTTGGTTGCAAGGTTTAGGTTTGGAGAGTTAGAGTTACATTGGTGATAAGGTTAATTGAATAATTGGTTCATGATTAAAATTAACAATATATTTGGTTTCGATAATTGATTTTGCGGGTTAGATGTTGGATTTGTTCACGTTTGGTAGCTCATCACATTCGGTTGCAGCACCAGCAGATGAAGAGGAAAAGTCCTTGGCAGTCTCATCGCATTCGAttgcatctcgaaaaatacgatccctcgcgatggtcgcgaaaaaaatagttcgaacagagtcgccaccgaactttatttatcccaatgaaggaataagaaaatatcaataaaacctttgaaaaataaaataatggttgtcgtaaccatattcgggttcgagagtcgattacgcaaggggaaggtattaacacccctctcgtccgttgtactcaacggggaccttttagttctaatttgcgatttgaatgttagcttatgtttattttcttcgagtgataaaaatattgaaaagagatggatggaaacctcaggaagggggaaaatggaggttttttattagtgtgctcgccaagatctcgcaatctcgtgcctacgtatccttatggtgcaataaggaaatcagagcatttgtagttcggggaactacggtttgCTGGTGTCTTTTAGTGAATAATTGTTTAGATCtcgttctaaaggctaaacattggattgtctactctcggcggaggcttaagcactagtttgttgtgcgcgttagaagggattaaacaatgttctttctgaaaagagttttggtcacacgagggtgacaagttggattaatatgtttaattgtttttgtttgattggtttcgatcgcatGGGGGCgaggtgtaagaccctaattttgaccctaagatccctcatgacatcattACATTacatttacattgcctcaaggatcataagcatcttggctccttacctttgggtgggatctcttgagatttggtttgagatcaccaagcatgcttgaattgtatattgtTACTTTTCTCATcttattcactaaccaaaagcacaaaaatatgtcactaacatcttttgtttgtagcttgagcaatcacaaagtcaaaagcttctaggagaccctatgtGCATTGACATGGCTAAGAaaagatgaaggcaagcatggctatggttcccaaagctctcatccatcaaatatgcctcccaagtatctcaatttatcattttgatcaagcaaattaaagggcttgaggtttgtttcccaaggaaatcctaattcatctgttcatcaattgtgccttgctcatgaagcaacttgaacccatggtcaaatgcaatcaaaggaagttatttaattcatcatttcatgcatatttgaacttatttgagtgccctcaatcatcaattcatcaagatat from Lathyrus oleraceus cultivar Zhongwan6 chromosome 1, CAAS_Psat_ZW6_1.0, whole genome shotgun sequence includes:
- the LOC127120462 gene encoding probable endo-1,3(4)-beta-glucanase ARB_01444; its protein translation is MMKKLKQKLNTTLSIRGLKKPKPSKSKPYKTYETETSSTQQPPQLTLPPSPPFEPPSPPFEPPSPAMHHPIIKNKPFQFPQTHSSVLPDPSNFFSPNLLSTPLPTNSFFQNFVLKNGDQPEYIHPYLIKSSNSSLSVSYPSRFFNSSFIYQVFNPDLTISSREKSDLYSNINHRISSYNDLSVTLDIPSSNLRFFLVRGSPFLTFSVTQPTPLSITTIHAILSFSSNDSLTKHTFSFNNGQTWILYASSPIRLSHGVSDITSEAFSGVIRIALLPDSDLRHEDVLDRFSSCYPLCGDAVFAKPFCVEYKWEKRGWGDLLLLAHPLHLQLLSENEYNNVTVLNDFKYKSIDGDLVGVVGDSWILKTDPVSVTWHSTKGVKEESHDEIVSVLLRDVEDLNASAIATNSSYFYGKLIARAARLALIAEEVCFLDVIPKIRKFLKETIEPWLNGTFNGNGFLHDKKWGGIITKQGSTDTGADFGFGIYNDHHYHLGYFLYGIAVLAKIDPIWGRKYKPQAYSLMADFMTLSRNPSSNYTRLRCFDLFKLHSWAGGLTEFGDGRNQESTSEAVNAYYSAALMGLAYGDTHLVAIGSTLTSLEIHAAQTWWHVKDGDNIYDEDFEKENKVVGVLWANKRDSGLWFAPAAWKECRLGIQLLPLLPISEVLFSNVDFVRELVEWTLPALNREGVGEGWKGFVYALQGIYDNESGLQKIRSLNGFDDGNSLTNLLWWIHSRGNEDDEFGHHGKQCWFGHYCH